From Crassaminicella indica, one genomic window encodes:
- the istB gene encoding IS21-like element helper ATPase IstB, with translation MNDMLMSRLKNLKLSGIVKTLDSRNEEAIKSDLSYIEFFELLINDEILNRQNNSNKNRIRKAKFPQHKTLEEYNFNYQPTINKRFVYNLSTCEFVRKKENIALIGPPGTGKTHLAIALGLKAITQGYKVVFTTVNEMLEELYMSRADNSFRQKLRYYTSPDLLILDELGLKKLNQNSVDDFYEIISRRYEKGSIIITSNKVFEEWARIFYDPVLATAILDRFIHHCHFIVIKGESYRMKQREGVIKSMFQNNEVTNKKSSEIET, from the coding sequence ATGAATGATATGCTAATGTCTAGATTAAAAAATCTGAAGCTTTCAGGTATAGTAAAAACACTTGATTCGAGAAATGAAGAAGCTATAAAAAGCGATTTGTCATATATTGAATTTTTTGAATTATTAATAAATGATGAAATCTTAAATAGACAAAATAATAGCAATAAAAATAGAATTAGAAAAGCTAAATTTCCACAGCATAAAACATTAGAAGAGTATAATTTTAATTATCAACCTACAATTAATAAAAGGTTTGTGTATAATCTTAGTACTTGTGAATTTGTACGTAAAAAAGAAAATATAGCATTAATAGGCCCTCCGGGCACAGGAAAAACGCATTTAGCAATAGCTCTAGGTCTTAAAGCTATTACACAAGGCTATAAAGTAGTATTTACAACTGTAAATGAAATGCTCGAAGAGCTATATATGTCAAGAGCTGATAATTCATTTAGGCAAAAACTAAGATATTATACAAGCCCAGATTTGCTAATATTGGATGAATTAGGACTTAAAAAACTTAATCAAAATAGTGTTGATGACTTTTATGAAATTATATCAAGAAGGTATGAAAAAGGCTCAATAATAATTACATCAAATAAAGTTTTTGAAGAATGGGCAAGAATCTTTTATGATCCAGTATTAGCTACTGCTATATTAGATAGGTTTATACATCATTGCCATTTTATTGTAATTAAAGGTGAAAGTTATAGAATGAAACAACGTGAAGGTGTAATTAAGTCTATGTTTCAAAATAATGAAGTAACTAATAAAAAATCATCTGAGATTGAAACTTAA
- the istA gene encoding IS21 family transposase, whose translation MHTTIDTLFEKGYNKTQIAKMLKIDRKTVRTVLEKLEKHGAVERKAYPSILDPYKEYINIQTSKELSAKRIFQDLQREHGYEGSYDTVKKYIAGIKKNPPKAYMVLTSLPGEEAQVDFGYIGTIKVNGRHKKAWIFVMTLSYSRYMYVQIVFDQSVKTFITCHKNTFKYFCGVPETVKIDNLKAGILEADFYEPTVQKNYASFASHYGFWAQPCRVYTPTDKGKVEANVKYVKDNCFKGREFKDYEEAKEFLSEWLENIANIRKHGTTKKVPAEVFNSIEKEKLIPIPNKDFILSKSTKCIVNTNCHISYDANYYSVPYAYIGQEIEAIEINNILKIFYKEKEIALHTLCQDKKGEYITNNEHYPYSKSITSAQILSRQREEMLEIGENALKFFDNFIKHSNNKKYDYKSISGILSLRTKYDDEIIDKACERANTYGAFSYKIIKRICEKGIIDFPTQTNITYINENTTNITRNLAEYDKLASLGEFKYE comes from the coding sequence ATGCATACTACAATAGATACTTTATTTGAAAAAGGATATAACAAAACTCAAATAGCTAAAATGTTAAAAATAGACAGAAAAACAGTAAGAACTGTACTAGAAAAACTTGAAAAACATGGTGCTGTAGAAAGAAAAGCGTATCCTTCAATACTTGATCCATATAAAGAATATATCAATATTCAAACTTCTAAAGAACTTTCAGCAAAGCGCATTTTTCAAGATTTACAAAGAGAACATGGATATGAAGGAAGCTATGATACTGTAAAAAAATATATAGCTGGAATAAAGAAAAATCCACCTAAAGCTTACATGGTATTAACTTCTCTTCCTGGAGAAGAAGCTCAAGTTGATTTTGGGTATATAGGAACAATAAAAGTTAATGGCAGACATAAAAAAGCTTGGATATTTGTTATGACATTGAGTTATTCAAGATATATGTATGTTCAAATAGTATTTGACCAATCTGTTAAAACTTTTATTACTTGTCACAAAAATACTTTTAAATATTTTTGTGGAGTACCTGAAACAGTAAAAATAGATAATTTAAAAGCAGGTATTTTAGAAGCTGATTTTTATGAACCTACAGTGCAAAAAAATTATGCATCATTTGCTTCGCATTATGGATTTTGGGCGCAGCCATGTAGAGTATACACTCCTACGGATAAAGGCAAAGTAGAAGCTAATGTTAAATATGTTAAGGATAATTGTTTTAAAGGTCGAGAATTTAAAGATTACGAAGAAGCTAAAGAATTTTTATCTGAATGGCTTGAAAATATTGCAAACATAAGAAAACATGGTACAACTAAAAAAGTTCCTGCCGAAGTTTTTAACTCTATAGAAAAAGAAAAATTAATTCCTATCCCTAATAAAGATTTTATCTTATCTAAATCTACTAAATGTATTGTAAATACAAATTGTCATATCAGCTACGATGCTAATTATTATTCTGTACCATATGCTTATATAGGACAAGAAATAGAAGCTATTGAGATAAATAATATATTAAAAATATTCTACAAAGAAAAAGAAATAGCCCTCCATACCTTATGTCAAGATAAAAAGGGCGAATACATAACAAATAATGAACATTATCCTTATAGTAAAAGTATAACAAGTGCTCAAATATTGTCAAGACAAAGAGAAGAAATGCTTGAAATAGGAGAAAATGCTCTTAAGTTCTTTGATAACTTCATAAAGCATTCAAACAACAAAAAATATGATTATAAATCTATTTCTGGAATACTTTCTTTAAGAACAAAATATGATGATGAAATAATTGATAAAGCATGTGAAAGAGCTAATACTTATGGAGCTTTTTCTTATAAAATTATTAAGAGAATCTGTGAGAAAGGTATAATAGATTTTCCAACTCAAACAAATATAACATATATCAATGAAAATACAACTAATATTACAAGGAATCTTGCAGAATATGATAAACTAGCTAGTTTGGGGGAGTTTAAATATGAATGA
- the tnpB gene encoding IS66 family insertion sequence element accessory protein TnpB, whose translation MLNIDKIDTVYLACGATDLRKSIDGLSIIVQTQFQLDPFEKALFVFCNRLLVVEFNYPEKGKKIPHLYRKKYPFVV comes from the coding sequence ATGTTAAATATAGATAAAATAGATACAGTATACTTAGCCTGTGGGGCTACTGATCTTAGGAAAAGTATTGATGGATTAAGTATCATTGTTCAAACTCAGTTTCAGCTAGATCCTTTTGAAAAGGCACTATTTGTTTTTTGTAATAGACTGTTAGTGGTAGAATTTAATTACCCGGAAAAGGGAAAGAAAATTCCCCATCTGTATAGAAAAAAATACCCCTTTGTAGTTTAA
- a CDS encoding clostripain-related cysteine peptidase — MIKNKKNNAILTVVLLICLVLGNLNFAYAKELLVEKKPITIMYYCDADNDLEPDLLSDVVEMKKGVTKEINLIALVDRHESYSSDQEVFGEDFDDTRLYKINPNEVKRLDGGKQFPKISTIFTTFEANMGDAYTLKNFIDYCKEKYPADKYVLILSNHGGGPRKDPKNEKRKMVCTDETNGYDALYTGEISDVLTKEQSVDVLGLDACYMGNVEFAYQFYKGNGGFEADIMVGCATAEWEQGWKYDKILNRLQTKDGHNNEKDSTLGGYEKYYSPKTITNAQIGAIIVEEQRDSCKNIVTNQTLSCYDLSKVKDVKNAVDGLVVAIEDEKQKIEELRGNISNPKIMHYFYSNNIISQLFYPLFDLYDFAKEIKYSDKFTKTVADEVYNEKQPNTVMNEVYIEKQQTAVYDVIYNQNEDILITNLSNIYSKSQTLMDRVDDMILYSYGGEDYDGFKDGKNGLSIFFPSGDSEVYSNRVYHRHFESQFWYSPLDLTKYLALGDMCYGKLKWCKEGINKEINKVGNWFELLDKWYDKDNGPEGGYNEYRW; from the coding sequence ATGATTAAAAATAAAAAAAATAATGCTATATTGACCGTTGTTCTATTGATATGTCTAGTTTTAGGAAATCTTAACTTTGCTTATGCAAAAGAATTATTAGTAGAAAAAAAACCTATCACTATAATGTACTATTGCGATGCAGATAATGATCTTGAACCAGATTTGTTAAGTGACGTTGTAGAAATGAAAAAAGGTGTTACTAAAGAAATTAATCTGATTGCGTTAGTAGACCGACATGAAAGCTATAGTTCTGATCAAGAGGTATTTGGAGAAGATTTTGATGATACAAGATTATATAAGATCAATCCAAATGAAGTTAAAAGGTTAGATGGTGGAAAACAATTTCCTAAAATAAGTACAATTTTTACAACATTTGAAGCTAATATGGGGGATGCTTACACACTAAAAAATTTTATTGATTATTGTAAAGAAAAATACCCAGCTGATAAATATGTATTGATTCTTTCTAATCATGGAGGAGGACCAAGAAAAGATCCTAAAAACGAAAAAAGAAAAATGGTATGTACAGATGAAACAAATGGATATGATGCTTTATATACGGGAGAGATTTCTGATGTACTAACTAAAGAACAATCTGTAGATGTTTTAGGTTTAGATGCTTGCTACATGGGAAATGTAGAGTTTGCTTATCAATTTTATAAAGGAAATGGTGGATTTGAAGCTGATATTATGGTGGGCTGTGCTACAGCTGAATGGGAACAAGGTTGGAAATATGATAAGATTCTAAACAGATTACAAACTAAAGATGGACACAATAATGAAAAGGATTCAACTTTGGGGGGATATGAAAAATATTATTCTCCTAAAACTATAACAAATGCTCAAATTGGTGCAATCATCGTTGAAGAACAGAGAGATTCTTGTAAAAATATTGTTACAAATCAAACTTTGTCTTGTTATGACTTATCCAAAGTAAAAGATGTTAAAAATGCAGTAGATGGTCTTGTTGTTGCTATTGAGGATGAGAAACAAAAAATCGAAGAATTAAGAGGGAACATAAGTAATCCTAAAATTATGCATTATTTTTATTCGAATAATATAATTAGTCAACTTTTTTATCCATTATTTGATTTATATGATTTTGCAAAAGAAATAAAATATAGTGATAAATTCACAAAAACTGTTGCGGATGAAGTATATAATGAAAAACAACCTAATACTGTTATGAATGAAGTATATATAGAAAAACAACAGACTGCTGTTTATGATGTGATATATAATCAAAATGAAGATATTCTTATAACAAATTTATCGAATATCTATAGTAAATCTCAAACTCTTATGGATAGAGTAGATGATATGATTCTCTATTCTTATGGGGGAGAAGATTATGATGGATTTAAGGATGGTAAAAATGGATTATCTATTTTCTTCCCATCAGGTGATAGTGAAGTTTATTCTAATCGCGTTTACCATAGACATTTTGAATCTCAATTTTGGTATAGCCCTCTTGATTTAACTAAATATTTAGCGCTTGGAGACATGTGTTATGGAAAATTAAAATGGTGTAAAGAAGGAATAAATAAAGAAATAAATAAAGTAGGTAACTGGTTTGAATTATTAGATAAATGGTATGACAAAGACAATGGTCCTGAAGGTGGATATAATGAGTATAGGTGGTAA
- a CDS encoding transposase: MKQNGKRYDDDFKRMLVDLYNTTNHTYKSLESEYSVTATTIQRWVKDLTPIDPSDENSISPRERKQAPLWSA, from the coding sequence ATGAAACAAAATGGAAAAAGATATGATGATGATTTTAAAAGAATGCTTGTTGATTTATACAATACCACCAATCATACCTACAAAAGTCTCGAAAGCGAATATAGCGTAACAGCTACAACAATTCAAAGATGGGTAAAGGATTTAACTCCTATCGATCCATCGGATGAAAATTCTATAAGCCCTCGTGAAAGAAAGCAAGCGCCGCTATGGAGCGCATAA
- a CDS encoding DDE-type integrase/transposase/recombinase: MKKEKLLETIPSLKRVQRFMKNMGLFAVLIKRFKYKNTKTTNKNLPNLFNQDFSTTKLNQKWVADITYINTIHDGWCYLASILDLHSQKIVGYEFTKKMD, encoded by the coding sequence ATGAAGAAAGAGAAACTGCTTGAAACAATACCTAGCCTAAAAAGAGTTCAAAGATTCATGAAAAATATGGGTTTATTTGCTGTACTCATCAAACGATTTAAATACAAGAATACCAAGACTACTAATAAAAATCTTCCAAATCTATTTAATCAAGATTTTTCGACTACTAAATTGAATCAGAAGTGGGTTGCCGATATAACTTATATCAATACAATTCATGATGGATGGTGCTATTTAGCTTCAATACTTGATTTACATAGCCAAAAAATTGTTGGCTATGAATTTACTAAGAAAATGGATTAA
- a CDS encoding integrase core domain-containing protein, giving the protein MLRQGKPKNVIIHTDRVSQYLSKDYIKAIEGYGAKRSYSAKGNPYDNAVIKSFHAILKKEEIYQNIYRSYEKANLAIFEFIESWYNNKRIHSSIGYLTPNEFEKLAA; this is encoded by the coding sequence ATGCTTCGACAAGGAAAACCTAAAAATGTGATTATACATACAGATCGTGTTAGTCAATACCTAAGTAAAGATTATATAAAAGCAATCGAAGGCTATGGAGCAAAGAGATCTTATAGTGCTAAGGGAAATCCTTATGATAATGCTGTAATCAAATCATTTCATGCAATTTTGAAAAAAGAAGAAATTTACCAAAATATTTATCGTTCATATGAAAAAGCTAATTTGGCTATATTTGAGTTTATTGAATCCTGGTACAACAATAAAAGAATTCATAGCAGCATTGGATATCTTACACCAAATGAATTTGAAAAACTTGCTGCTTAA
- a CDS encoding ABC transporter ATP-binding protein has translation MNPEETTTNIWENLIKTIKYIYKVDKRYFAVTLISTIVTGILPTVSLLLMQKIINLIQLGIKNIRQVFVYIALYAGVDLFQTIFQSLVGYFNTKFSLKFNLIIKEEVLRKVTNLELKDYENSETYDIIRRAQYESEGKLLSYFNMFVNISSTLITMFSYVIILLYFKAWIVIIVLIVPIVKYFVVKNINIKEFKIIKARTNQERQAWYYDFLIKNGENYKELKAYQLFDYFITKYKNYINSFNLQDLKIAKQSIVYLSIVGIFEHILSSLMFAYVLYIGYIGEILIGNVITYTRTIIDLTSYIEKILESFASIQKQSIFIDQLYVFLNLKNKRKVTTLKEIDQINEIKIEHLYYKYREDEDYVLKDINLTIRKGEFIAIVGKNGSGKTTLIKIMMGFYDDYEGSVYINGIDMKEIDKSVLQRRIGTLFQDFAKFETTFRENIGYGNLDIIRDDNRINEISNRFNLQDLTKNEPKNIDVQLGYWFDNGKQISIGQWQRVALARAFAKEADIYILDEPNAALDAISEYNLSSMYNDLLKEKIGIIVAHRFNNFIKQAANIIVLEKGRIEESGSHEELMNLEGIYSTLYNIQIGDYEQS, from the coding sequence ATGAATCCAGAAGAAACAACTACTAATATTTGGGAAAACTTAATTAAAACAATAAAGTATATATATAAAGTAGACAAGAGATATTTTGCTGTAACTTTAATTTCTACGATAGTAACGGGTATACTTCCTACCGTTTCTTTACTATTAATGCAGAAAATTATAAATCTAATACAACTTGGAATAAAAAATATAAGACAAGTATTTGTTTATATAGCTCTTTATGCAGGGGTGGATTTATTTCAAACTATATTTCAAAGTTTAGTAGGATATTTTAATACTAAGTTTAGTTTAAAATTTAATTTAATAATTAAAGAGGAAGTATTACGAAAAGTAACAAATCTTGAGCTGAAGGATTATGAAAATAGTGAAACTTATGACATAATTAGACGAGCACAATATGAAAGTGAAGGTAAGCTATTATCATATTTTAACATGTTTGTTAATATTTCAAGTACTTTGATTACTATGTTTTCATATGTAATTATTTTACTTTATTTTAAAGCTTGGATTGTTATAATTGTTTTGATAGTTCCAATTGTTAAATATTTTGTAGTTAAAAATATAAACATAAAAGAATTTAAAATAATAAAAGCGAGAACTAATCAGGAGAGACAAGCATGGTACTATGATTTTCTTATAAAGAATGGAGAGAACTATAAAGAATTAAAAGCATATCAATTGTTTGATTATTTTATAACTAAATATAAAAACTATATTAATAGTTTTAATTTACAAGATTTAAAGATTGCAAAGCAATCTATAGTATATTTATCAATTGTTGGGATATTTGAACATATTTTAAGCTCACTTATGTTTGCTTATGTTCTTTATATCGGATATATTGGTGAAATTTTAATTGGAAATGTTATAACTTATACTAGAACGATTATAGATTTAACATCTTATATTGAAAAAATTCTAGAGTCGTTTGCAAGTATACAAAAACAAAGTATTTTTATAGATCAATTGTATGTTTTTTTGAATTTAAAAAACAAAAGAAAAGTAACAACTCTAAAAGAGATAGATCAAATAAACGAAATAAAAATAGAACATCTATATTATAAATATAGAGAAGATGAGGATTATGTATTAAAAGATATTAATTTAACCATTAGGAAAGGGGAATTTATTGCAATAGTAGGAAAAAACGGAAGTGGAAAAACTACTCTAATAAAAATTATGATGGGATTCTATGATGATTATGAAGGCAGTGTATACATAAATGGAATTGATATGAAAGAAATAGATAAATCAGTATTACAAAGAAGAATAGGAACTTTATTTCAAGATTTTGCTAAATTCGAAACTACTTTTAGAGAAAATATAGGCTATGGAAATTTAGATATTATTCGAGACGATAATCGTATTAATGAAATTAGTAATAGATTTAACTTGCAAGATTTGACAAAGAATGAACCTAAAAACATAGATGTTCAGTTGGGGTATTGGTTTGATAATGGTAAACAAATATCTATTGGACAGTGGCAAAGAGTTGCTTTAGCAAGAGCGTTTGCAAAGGAAGCTGATATATACATCTTAGATGAACCTAATGCAGCATTAGATGCTATATCAGAGTACAATTTATCTAGTATGTATAATGATTTGTTGAAAGAGAAAATAGGTATTATTGTAGCTCACAGATTTAATAATTTTATTAAACAAGCTGCTAATATAATTGTTTTAGAAAAAGGAAGAATTGAGGAAAGTGGAAGCCATGAAGAGCTCATGAATTTAGAAGGAATTTATAGTACATTATATAATATCCAAATAGGCGACTATGAACAGTCTTAA
- a CDS encoding lanthionine synthetase C family protein: MIGDTNNYIHISENTRDRVNEFLNCFFQYIEEQYDLEIINPIYNSDFLMIISEIYPLIDNKDKWEQMGYDLCKGLKQEIETYGISEKNLGMIGGFGYKCFCVSLFNKKTGNLSKFSNTLNKFFLEQAVEFVERLRRKNDVFMNDYDVIAGVSGFVYFLLDFEWNLEENLQLEKLIKYLIELTNYHEHMDNSIINFHIIKENLSREDEQLEFPNGNINFGLSHGMLGPLVALTKAHNKEIRVEGIENAISTLFDIYDQFKVYRNDIAAWPTQLSFENFIKGQYSDNLRLPMASWCYGNTGIARGLQKAAQYMGYTQKEETYKKDLINIINQPVNRYNLFETILCHGYSSVLCIRMMAYRDTKDERFVKTIEKDINAILDIFNKNSDTSYDMNQIIKNHFENDLSLLQGAMGVVLSLLGVIHESMEYGRVLMVD; encoded by the coding sequence ATGATAGGTGATACAAATAATTATATACATATTTCAGAAAATACAAGGGATAGGGTTAATGAGTTTTTAAATTGCTTTTTTCAATACATTGAAGAACAATATGATTTAGAAATTATAAATCCTATATATAATAGTGATTTTTTAATGATAATTTCGGAGATCTATCCACTAATAGATAATAAAGATAAATGGGAACAAATGGGATATGACTTATGTAAAGGATTGAAACAGGAAATAGAAACATATGGTATTTCAGAAAAAAATCTTGGTATGATTGGTGGATTTGGATATAAATGTTTCTGTGTTAGTTTATTTAATAAAAAAACTGGAAATCTATCAAAATTCTCTAATACATTAAATAAGTTTTTTCTAGAGCAAGCTGTTGAGTTTGTGGAAAGATTAAGAAGAAAAAATGATGTTTTTATGAACGATTATGATGTTATTGCTGGAGTATCTGGTTTTGTATACTTTTTACTAGATTTTGAATGGAATTTAGAGGAAAATTTGCAATTAGAAAAATTAATTAAATATCTTATTGAATTAACTAACTATCATGAGCATATGGATAATTCGATTATAAATTTTCATATTATTAAGGAAAATTTATCTAGAGAAGATGAACAATTAGAGTTTCCAAATGGAAATATTAATTTTGGTTTATCTCATGGAATGTTAGGACCATTAGTGGCATTAACTAAAGCACATAATAAAGAAATAAGAGTAGAAGGAATTGAAAATGCAATTAGCACATTGTTTGATATTTATGATCAATTTAAAGTATACCGTAATGATATTGCTGCATGGCCTACGCAATTATCTTTTGAAAATTTTATCAAAGGACAGTATTCAGATAATTTAAGACTTCCCATGGCAAGTTGGTGTTATGGTAACACAGGAATAGCAAGAGGGTTGCAAAAAGCAGCTCAATATATGGGTTATACGCAAAAGGAGGAAACTTATAAAAAAGATCTGATTAATATAATCAATCAACCTGTAAATCGATATAATTTATTTGAAACAATTTTATGTCATGGGTATTCTAGTGTTTTATGCATAAGAATGATGGCTTATAGGGATACCAAAGATGAACGTTTTGTTAAAACTATTGAGAAAGATATAAATGCAATTCTTGATATATTTAATAAGAATAGTGATACTAGCTATGATATGAATCAAATCATTAAAAATCATTTTGAAAATGATTTGTCTTTATTACAAGGAGCAATGGGAGTTGTACTATCACTTTTAGGTGTTATTCATGAAAGCATGGAGTATGGAAGAGTATTAATGGTCGATTAA
- a CDS encoding flavodoxin family protein, with product MKCKIVAVVGSNNNNSITNLLTKRILEKIQILDTSYDSEIICLRDYKINYCLGCSNCLDNGFCLVDEHDDFFKIRKKLLESDIVFFASPVYFNNISGIMKTFEDRIFSSAHLMNYAGKLGFTLTTTMSSGQEFVKEHMCEIQESIGIKNLGNYVFIKKRDKIKEFIETSAAEFLNSIQNNYGYSNKFLEDYFGFYQNYYSILIDKQIAVGQLEYEWNYWDQKWIKECKSFQEFAIKNKKMQRLKKEGEFYNDR from the coding sequence GTGAAATGTAAAATAGTAGCTGTTGTTGGTAGTAATAACAATAATTCTATTACAAATTTGTTAACGAAAAGAATTTTGGAAAAAATTCAGATTTTAGATACGAGTTATGACTCGGAGATAATTTGTTTAAGAGATTATAAAATAAATTATTGCCTTGGATGTTCAAATTGTTTAGATAATGGATTTTGCTTAGTAGATGAGCATGATGACTTTTTTAAGATAAGAAAAAAATTATTAGAATCAGACATTGTGTTTTTTGCTAGTCCCGTTTATTTTAACAATATATCGGGAATTATGAAAACTTTTGAGGATAGAATATTTAGTTCAGCCCATTTAATGAATTATGCTGGCAAATTAGGATTTACATTAACTACTACAATGAGTAGTGGACAAGAGTTTGTAAAAGAACATATGTGTGAAATACAAGAGTCGATAGGTATTAAGAATTTAGGCAATTATGTTTTTATTAAAAAGAGAGATAAAATTAAAGAGTTTATAGAAACAAGTGCAGCTGAATTTTTAAATTCTATACAAAATAATTATGGATACTCAAATAAGTTTTTGGAAGATTACTTTGGATTTTATCAAAATTATTATAGTATTCTCATTGATAAACAAATAGCTGTTGGGCAACTAGAGTATGAATGGAATTATTGGGATCAGAAATGGATTAAAGAATGTAAGTCATTTCAAGAATTTGCTATTAAAAATAAAAAAATGCAAAGATTAAAAAAAGAGGGGGAATTTTATAATGATAGGTGA